One genomic window of Bacillota bacterium includes the following:
- a CDS encoding tetratricopeptide repeat protein produces the protein MTCWDGNEGGNLGNYQEAAKVFERYLAARPDDYVAKANYANTLGLGLLREYEKVIEVLQSLPTEVEQELVVINALASAFLGLNKPELALEVLEKGSSNKRKMTDEHMKLFRYLLGVTYKELGEVKKAIQQLNKVYIEDAEYADVKELLEELSGGKTTGGS, from the coding sequence TTGACTTGCTGGGATGGCAACGAAGGTGGGAACCTCGGGAATTACCAGGAAGCGGCCAAGGTGTTTGAAAGGTATCTGGCTGCCAGGCCCGACGACTATGTGGCCAAGGCAAACTACGCCAACACCCTCGGACTCGGACTCCTGCGGGAGTATGAGAAAGTGATCGAAGTCTTGCAGTCCTTGCCAACAGAGGTAGAGCAGGAGCTGGTAGTCATCAACGCCCTGGCTTCAGCCTTTCTAGGCTTGAACAAGCCTGAACTTGCCCTCGAGGTTTTGGAGAAAGGCTCCAGCAACAAGCGAAAGATGACCGATGAACACATGAAGTTGTTCCGGTACCTATTGGGTGTGACTTATAAAGAACTTGGGGAGGTGAAGAAGGCGATCCAGCAGCTCAACAAGGTCTACATTGAGGATGCCGAATATGCTGATGTCAAGGAACTCCTGGAGGAGCTCAGTGGGGGTAAGACAACGGGAGGAAGCTAG